The following are encoded together in the Primulina tabacum isolate GXHZ01 chromosome 18, ASM2559414v2, whole genome shotgun sequence genome:
- the LOC142532242 gene encoding 5-methyltetrahydropteroyltriglutamate--homocysteine methyltransferase-like, which yields MASRIVGYPCMGPKRELKFALESFWDGKSSAEDLEKVAADLRSSIWKQMSEAGINYIPSNTFAYYDQVLDTTAILGAVPPRYNWNGGEIGFSTYFSMARVAWCVPVFIGPVTYLMLSKPAKGVEKTFPLLSLLDKILPIYKEVIAELKAAGTSWIQFDEPTLVLDLESHQLEAFTKAYAELESSLSGLSVLVETYFADVPAAAFKTLTTLGGVTDFGFDLVRGTKTIDLIKSGLPSGKFLFAGVVDGRKIWANDLNASLITLQSLEGIVRKDKLIVSTSCLLLHTAVDLVNEPKLDKEIKSWLAFAAKKVVEVDALAKALAGKKDEAFFTANAEAQASMKSSPRVNNEAVQKAAIIRGMIEEKTR from the exons ATGGCATCTCGCATTGTTGGATATCCGTGTATGGGTCCTAAGAGAGAGTTGAAGTTTGCTCTAGAATCTTTCTGGGATGGCAAGAGCAGTGCTGAGGATTTGGAGAAGGTGGCTGCTGATCTCAGGTCATCCATCTGGAAGCAGATGTCTGAAGCTGGGATCAATTACATTCCCAGCAATACATTCGCTTACTATGATCAGGTGCTTGATACAACTGCAATTCTTGGTGCTGTCCCTCCAAGATACAACTGGAATGGTGGTGAGATTGGTTTCTCGACCTACTTTTCTATGGCTAGAG TAGCTTGGTGTGTTCCAGTATTTATTGGCCCTGTTACCTACTTGATGCTTTCTAAGCCAGCCAAGGGTGTTGAGAAAACTTTTCCTCTTCTTTCTCTGCTCGACAAAATTCTTCCAATCTACAA AGAAGTTATTGCTGAGTTGAAGGCAGCTGGTACTTCATGGATTCAATTTGATGAGCCCACGCTTGTTTTGGATCTCGAGTCTCACCAATTGGAAGCATTCACAAAGGCATATGCTGAACTAGAATCAAGCTTATCTGGACTAAGTGTTCTAGTTGAGACCTATTTTGCTGATGTTCCTGCCGCTGCATTCAAAACCCTTACCACACTTGGTGGAGTCACAGATTTTGGTTTTGACTTGGTACGTGGAACCAAGACCATTGATTTGATCAAGAGTGGGTTGCCTTCTGGAAAATTCCTCTTTGCGGGGGTGGTTGACGGAAGGAAAATTTGGGCTAATGATCTCAATGCGTCTCTCATCACCCTACAATCTCTGGAAGGCATTGTCAGAAAAG ACAAGCTTATTGTGTCCACCTCCTGCTTGCTTCTCCACACGGCTGTTGATCTTGTGAATGAACCTAAGCTGGATAAAGAAATTAAGTCCTGGCTCGCATTTGCTGCAAAAAAAGTTGTTGAAGTAGATGCTCTGGCAAAGGCATTGGCTGGAAAGAAGGATGAG GCATTCTTCACTGCAAATGCTGAAGCTCAGGCTTCCATGAAATCATCTCCAAGGGTGAACAATGAAGCTGTCCAAAAGGCA gcgattatccgAGGCAtgattgaggaaaagacccggtga
- the LOC142533854 gene encoding putative 4-hydroxy-4-methyl-2-oxoglutarate aldolase 2, whose amino-acid sequence MALVTTDEVCDANPQLIVSGELRALNPVFQIYGRRQVFSGPVVTLRVFEDNVLVREFLEERGNGRVLVVDGGGSLRCAILGGNPVVQAQNNGWAGIVVNGCIRDVDEINGCDIGVRALASHPVKANKKGIGEKHVPINFAGTRICDGEWLHADTDGILVSKTELSV is encoded by the coding sequence ATGGCCTTGGTAACGACAGATGAAGTTTGTGATGCAAATCCACAGCTCATTGTGAGCGGTGAACTCCGAGCACTTAATCCTGTCTTCCAGATATATGGAAGGCGCCAAGTCTTCTCTGGACCAGTTGTTACTCTGAGAGTGTTTGAAGATAATGTTCTGGTCCGTGAATTTCTCGAGGAAAGGGGAAATGGAAGAGTTCTTGTTGTTGATGGGGGTGGTAGCTTGAGATGTGCAATATTGGGTGGAAATCCTGTAGTACAGGCACAGAACAATGGATGGGCTGGTATAGTAGTTAATGGCTGTATAAGGGATGTGGATGAAATCAATGGCTGCGACATTGGTGTTCGAGCCCTCGCCTCACATCCTGTTAAGGCTAACAAGAAGGGAATTGGAGAAAAGCATGTTCCCATAAATTTTGCTGGGACTAGAATTTGTGATGGGGAATGGCTTCACGCAGATACTGATGGCATTCTTGTTTCAAAGACAGAGTTGTCCGTCTGA